The Chloroflexaceae bacterium genome has a segment encoding these proteins:
- a CDS encoding rhomboid family intramembrane serine protease — protein MIPIGDENPTHHTPIVTRMLVIINVIVFALQLLRGIEFTLRFSFVPLELTAWLEGRGTLWVLATIFTAMFLHGSFGHIFGNMLFLWIFGDNVEDVFGRIPYLLFYLMCGVAATMTQYVTGPLSPIPNLGASGAISGVLGAYVLMFPAARVNLFIWPFSLIFGVFGVPALLWIGFWFVMQLFLGIQDLGQITEGGIAFWAHIGGFVAGLALTLIMPRRRRRAYPAPRIYR, from the coding sequence GTGATACCCATAGGCGACGAGAACCCGACGCACCACACCCCGATTGTCACCCGCATGCTGGTGATCATTAACGTCATCGTGTTCGCGCTTCAGTTGCTGCGCGGTATTGAGTTCACCCTGCGGTTCAGTTTTGTGCCGCTGGAGCTTACCGCCTGGCTGGAAGGACGCGGCACGCTCTGGGTGCTGGCCACCATTTTTACGGCCATGTTCCTGCACGGGAGCTTCGGGCACATTTTCGGCAATATGCTCTTCCTCTGGATTTTCGGCGATAATGTCGAGGATGTATTCGGACGCATTCCCTATCTGCTGTTCTACCTGATGTGCGGAGTTGCCGCTACAATGACCCAGTATGTCACCGGGCCGCTCTCGCCGATCCCCAACCTGGGGGCCAGTGGAGCCATATCCGGCGTGCTGGGGGCCTACGTGTTAATGTTTCCGGCGGCGCGGGTCAATCTCTTCATCTGGCCGTTTTCGCTCATTTTTGGCGTCTTCGGCGTCCCCGCCCTCCTGTGGATCGGATTCTGGTTCGTGATGCAACTTTTTCTGGGGATTCAGGATCTGGGGCAGATCACCGAGGGCGGCATCGCCTTCTGGGCCCACATCGGCGGCTTCGTCGCCGGTCTGGCCCTTACCCTGATCATGCCTCGCCGGCGCCGACGGGCCTATCCGGCGCCGCGCATCTATCGTTGA
- a CDS encoding histidine phosphatase family protein — MPTTIYLIRHAHAVRTPEGKRALSAAGRAGAEHVAGLLAGRPIVALYSSPSRRARQTLTPLARALGLEVLELDDLRERQLGDVPDAEREAATAVTWADPQYAFPGGESNAAAQRRGVALIEHLARRHAGQQIAASTHGALLALILQHVDPTVDFAFQQRMTLPDLYALTFDDDGQARVARLWDAENAFVPAT; from the coding sequence ATGCCCACCACGATCTACCTGATCCGTCACGCGCACGCCGTGCGCACCCCGGAGGGCAAACGCGCCCTCTCGGCGGCCGGGCGCGCCGGGGCCGAGCACGTGGCGGGGCTGCTCGCCGGAAGGCCCATCGTTGCCCTCTACAGCAGCCCCTCCCGCCGCGCGCGCCAGACGCTCACGCCCCTGGCCCGCGCCCTCGGCCTTGAGGTGCTCGAACTCGACGACCTGCGCGAGCGCCAGCTCGGCGACGTGCCCGACGCGGAGCGCGAGGCGGCCACAGCCGTCACCTGGGCCGACCCCCAATACGCCTTTCCCGGCGGTGAATCCAACGCCGCGGCGCAACGGCGCGGCGTCGCGCTCATTGAGCACCTGGCGCGCCGCCACGCCGGCCAGCAGATCGCTGCCAGCACCCACGGCGCCCTGCTGGCGCTCATTCTCCAGCACGTTGACCCCACGGTGGACTTCGCCTTCCAGCAGCGCATGACCCTGCCTGACCTCTACGCCCTGACCTTCGACGACGACGGCCAGGCCCGCGTCGCCCGGCTGTGGGATGCCGAAAATGCCTTCGTGCCCGCTACCTAG